From the genome of Deinococcus sp. JMULE3, one region includes:
- the rpsK gene encoding 30S ribosomal protein S11: MAKSTKGKTPRRARRNISAGRAYVHASYNNTIVTITDLDGNSVAWSSGGTIGYKGSKKGTPYAAQLAAADAVKKAQQTFGMNIVDVIVRGSGSGREQAIRAIQASGIEVKSIMDDTPVPHNGCRPKKKFRA, from the coding sequence ATGGCGAAGAGCACCAAAGGCAAGACCCCGCGCCGCGCCCGGCGCAACATCAGCGCTGGCCGCGCGTACGTGCACGCCAGCTACAACAACACCATCGTCACCATCACCGACCTCGACGGCAACAGCGTTGCCTGGAGCAGCGGCGGGACGATCGGCTACAAAGGCAGCAAGAAGGGCACCCCCTACGCCGCCCAGCTGGCCGCCGCTGACGCCGTCAAGAAGGCCCAGCAGACCTTCGGCATGAACATTGTCGACGTGATCGTGCGCGGCAGCGGCTCCGGCCGCGAGCAGGCCATCCGCGCCATCCAGGCGTCGGGCATCGAAGTGAAGTCCATCATGGACGACACCCCCGTGCCGCACAACGGCTGCCGCCCCAAGAAGAAGTTCCGCGCCTAA
- a CDS encoding AI-2E family transporter gives MPRPSPVPRPQPSPADLSRLNAFQYVWRSPWVRTLVFLLALYVAWRFVGQIRTVLIDFAVAFLIAYLANPLLNWLERGRVRRGLGVFFVVLIFAGLIGMAGLLLATVSGQLITLIQKLPEQIGSLGDVLDRVTSWLSARGVPGLTNSREQLITAAQDYVQNLGQNIVPILQNALSSTGTLLSSLVSIGGVVGQVVLILLMSIYLMIDYRRVNAAMLHVFPRPWQPRVQELSDLVGTAVGGYVRGQLLIASFIGVFVWLGLTIVGIPSAAAIGFLAGAFNIVPYLGPIIGATPAILLALTLPGAWLKIVAVIVVFVAANQIEGNFLSPYILSRTTDLHPITVLVAILIGASLLGFVGALLAVPLVALGKLMMQRYYYPSRVYTDGP, from the coding sequence GTGCCGCGACCTTCCCCCGTGCCCCGTCCGCAACCGTCCCCCGCTGACCTGAGCCGCCTGAACGCCTTCCAGTACGTGTGGCGCAGTCCGTGGGTGCGGACCCTGGTGTTCCTGCTGGCGCTGTACGTCGCGTGGCGGTTCGTCGGGCAGATCCGGACGGTCCTGATCGATTTCGCAGTGGCGTTCCTGATCGCATACCTCGCGAATCCGCTGCTGAACTGGCTGGAACGGGGTCGGGTGCGGCGCGGGCTGGGGGTGTTCTTCGTGGTCCTGATCTTCGCGGGCCTGATCGGCATGGCGGGCCTGCTTCTGGCGACCGTGTCGGGGCAGCTGATCACGCTGATCCAGAAACTCCCGGAGCAGATCGGGTCACTCGGGGACGTGCTGGACCGCGTGACGTCCTGGTTGTCGGCGCGGGGCGTGCCGGGCCTGACGAACTCCCGCGAGCAACTGATCACGGCGGCGCAGGACTACGTGCAGAACCTCGGGCAGAACATCGTCCCGATCCTGCAGAACGCCCTGTCGTCCACCGGCACGCTGCTCAGCAGTCTGGTGTCCATCGGCGGGGTGGTGGGGCAGGTGGTGTTGATCCTGCTGATGAGCATCTACCTGATGATCGACTACCGCCGCGTGAACGCCGCGATGCTGCACGTCTTCCCGCGTCCGTGGCAGCCGCGCGTGCAGGAGCTCAGTGATCTGGTCGGCACGGCGGTCGGCGGGTACGTGCGGGGGCAGCTGCTGATCGCATCGTTCATCGGGGTGTTCGTGTGGCTGGGCCTGACCATCGTCGGGATTCCCAGTGCCGCCGCGATCGGCTTCCTGGCGGGGGCGTTCAACATCGTGCCGTACCTGGGGCCGATCATCGGGGCGACCCCGGCGATCCTGCTGGCGCTGACCCTGCCGGGCGCCTGGTTGAAGATCGTGGCGGTCATCGTGGTGTTCGTCGCGGCCAACCAGATCGAGGGGAACTTCCTGAGCCCGTACATCCTGAGCCGCACGACGGACCTGCATCCGATCACGGTGCTGGTCGCCATCCTGATCGGCGCGTCCCTGCTGGGCTTCGTGGGGGCGCTGCTGGCTGTCCCGCTGGTGGCGCTGGGCAAACTGATGATGCAGCGGTACTACTACCCCAGTCGCGTGTACACCGACGGGCCCTGA
- the rpsM gene encoding 30S ribosomal protein S13, whose protein sequence is MARIAGVDLPREKRVEIALTYIYGIGLTRSKEILANTGISPDTRVKNLSEGEQSTLREAIEKTYKVEGDLRSEVGQNIKRLMDIGAYRGLRHRRGLPVRGQRTKTNARTRKGPRKTVAGKKKATRK, encoded by the coding sequence ATGGCGCGTATTGCTGGCGTTGACCTGCCCCGCGAAAAGCGCGTTGAAATCGCGCTCACCTACATCTACGGCATCGGCCTGACCCGCTCCAAAGAGATCCTGGCGAACACCGGCATCAGCCCGGACACCCGCGTCAAGAACCTCAGCGAAGGCGAGCAGAGCACCCTGCGTGAAGCCATCGAGAAGACCTACAAGGTCGAAGGTGACCTCCGCAGCGAAGTCGGCCAGAACATCAAGCGCCTGATGGACATCGGCGCCTACCGCGGCCTGCGTCACCGCCGCGGTCTGCCCGTGCGCGGCCAGCGCACCAAGACGAACGCGCGCACCCGCAAGGGCCCCCGCAAGACCGTCGCCGGCAAGAAAAAGGCCACGAGGAAGTAA
- a CDS encoding diguanylate cyclase, with the protein MTDRPTPANTLDHSSWGRHQYHRMILPGGVVAFALPLWLHQQRPFLEPFDLQSMPVMLMAYLLLTILSWLPVPLRWLEGAIVIQLNSFVLWRVATVLFTPELDGRLSQLAATLPWVIVALLITSWVVSERVSLTVNSVMGGALALITITWWPAPPWTAGQAQLMNALLQLLMAATTVIVAQTVVLRRHHLISSRARQALQDAHTDVLTGLPNRRALLHTLEEHAHDQGGNLLAVGLLDVDHFKRINDQHGHATGDEVLRRLAVHLRGQQHAQPGSVVGRYGGEEFLLILRVPDASSAHDTCERLRRRLANEPLHGLNVTVSVGLVVSAVPAHIPTLLDAADEALYHAKNTGRNRVHRADLEPGELAAT; encoded by the coding sequence ATGACCGACCGACCCACCCCAGCGAACACGCTGGATCACAGCTCGTGGGGCCGTCACCAGTACCACCGGATGATCCTGCCCGGCGGTGTCGTCGCGTTCGCTCTGCCGCTGTGGCTGCACCAGCAACGACCTTTCCTGGAACCGTTCGACCTGCAGTCCATGCCGGTCATGCTCATGGCTTACCTGCTGCTGACCATCCTCAGCTGGCTGCCCGTCCCCCTGCGCTGGCTGGAGGGCGCCATTGTCATCCAGCTGAACAGCTTCGTCCTCTGGCGGGTCGCCACCGTCCTGTTCACTCCTGAACTGGACGGCCGCCTCAGTCAGCTGGCGGCCACCCTCCCGTGGGTGATCGTGGCCCTGCTCATCACCAGCTGGGTGGTCAGTGAACGCGTCAGCCTGACCGTGAACAGCGTCATGGGCGGCGCCCTCGCACTGATCACCATCACCTGGTGGCCCGCTCCACCCTGGACGGCCGGGCAGGCGCAGCTCATGAACGCCCTGCTGCAACTTCTGATGGCCGCGACCACCGTGATTGTCGCGCAGACCGTCGTGCTGCGCCGCCACCACCTGATCAGCAGCCGCGCCCGGCAGGCCCTGCAGGACGCCCACACCGACGTGCTGACCGGCCTGCCCAACCGCCGCGCCCTGCTGCACACCCTGGAAGAACACGCCCACGACCAGGGTGGAAACCTTCTGGCCGTCGGCCTGCTCGACGTGGATCACTTCAAACGCATCAACGACCAGCACGGCCACGCCACCGGGGATGAAGTCCTGCGGCGCCTCGCCGTGCACCTGCGCGGCCAGCAGCACGCCCAGCCGGGCAGCGTGGTGGGCCGCTACGGCGGTGAGGAATTCCTGCTGATCCTGCGTGTGCCCGACGCCAGCAGCGCCCACGACACCTGCGAGCGCCTGCGCCGCCGCCTCGCGAACGAACCGCTGCACGGCCTGAACGTCACCGTCAGTGTCGGCCTGGTCGTCAGCGCCGTGCCAGCCCACATTCCCACCCTGCTGGACGCCGCCGACGAGGCCCTGTACCACGCGAAGAACACCGGCCGCAACCGCGTGCATCGGGCTGACCTCGAGCCGGGAGAACTGGCCGCGACCTGA
- a CDS encoding ABC transporter permease: protein MDGLFAQILTTAFLATFIRSVVPLLLTALGGLFSERSGVVNIALEGLIIFGALSAAVSTHLLTPSLGTAAPWVGWLVGALVGGLIAWIHAVLSIKYRADQVISGTAINLLATGVPAVVLTALYGVSNESPKVETALPLWGAGDLKFSPPVFFAFLAVAVTWYVMYRTPYGLRLRATGEQPGAAASMGVNVRRMRYSAVIMSGVLAGTAGAFLSIGNLDSYVRNISAGAGFIALAALIFGQWKPLGVLGATILFGLLQALSIALGGTNLLPSTLVQALPYLITILALIFTGRSRAPKALGRPYDG, encoded by the coding sequence ATGGACGGCCTCTTCGCACAGATTCTGACCACGGCGTTCCTCGCCACCTTCATCCGCAGCGTCGTGCCGCTGCTGCTGACCGCGCTGGGCGGCCTGTTCAGCGAACGCAGCGGCGTCGTGAACATCGCCCTGGAAGGCCTGATCATCTTCGGGGCGCTGTCGGCCGCCGTCAGCACGCACCTCCTGACCCCCAGTCTCGGGACGGCCGCGCCGTGGGTCGGCTGGCTGGTCGGGGCGCTGGTCGGCGGGCTGATCGCCTGGATTCACGCGGTCCTGAGCATCAAGTACCGCGCCGATCAGGTCATCAGCGGCACGGCCATCAACCTGCTCGCCACCGGCGTGCCCGCCGTGGTCCTGACCGCGCTGTACGGCGTGTCGAACGAGAGCCCCAAGGTCGAGACCGCGCTGCCGCTGTGGGGCGCGGGGGACCTGAAGTTCTCCCCGCCGGTGTTCTTCGCGTTCCTGGCCGTGGCGGTCACGTGGTACGTCATGTACCGCACGCCGTACGGCCTGCGCCTGCGCGCCACGGGCGAGCAGCCGGGCGCGGCGGCCAGCATGGGCGTGAACGTGCGCCGCATGCGCTACAGCGCCGTGATCATGTCCGGCGTGCTGGCCGGGACCGCCGGGGCGTTCCTGAGCATCGGGAACCTCGACTCGTACGTGCGCAACATCAGCGCCGGGGCGGGCTTCATCGCGCTGGCGGCCCTGATCTTCGGGCAGTGGAAACCGCTGGGCGTGCTGGGCGCCACCATCCTGTTCGGGCTGCTGCAGGCGCTGAGCATCGCGCTGGGCGGCACGAACCTCCTGCCGAGCACGCTGGTGCAGGCCCTGCCGTACCTGATCACGATCCTGGCGCTGATCTTCACGGGTCGCAGCCGCGCACCCAAGGCGCTGGGCCGCCCCTACGACGGCTGA
- the rpmJ gene encoding 50S ribosomal protein L36 produces MKVRSSVKKMCDNCKVIRRHGRVLVICSNVKHKQRQG; encoded by the coding sequence ATGAAAGTTCGTAGCAGTGTCAAGAAGATGTGCGACAACTGCAAAGTGATCCGCCGCCACGGGCGCGTGCTGGTCATTTGCTCCAACGTCAAGCACAAGCAGAGGCAGGGTTAA
- the rplQ gene encoding 50S ribosomal protein L17, giving the protein MRHGKAGRKLNRNSSARTALARAQATALLREGRIQTTLTKAKELRPFVEKLITTAKGGDLHARRLVAQDIHDNAVLRKVMDEVAPKYAERPGGYTRILRVGTRRGDGVTMALIELV; this is encoded by the coding sequence ATGCGTCACGGTAAAGCCGGTCGCAAGCTCAACCGCAACAGCAGCGCCCGCACCGCCCTGGCCCGCGCCCAGGCGACGGCCCTGCTGCGCGAGGGTCGCATCCAGACGACCCTCACGAAGGCCAAAGAGCTTCGTCCCTTCGTCGAGAAACTGATCACCACCGCCAAGGGCGGCGACCTGCACGCCCGCCGCCTCGTCGCCCAGGACATCCACGACAACGCCGTGCTGCGTAAAGTCATGGACGAAGTGGCCCCCAAGTACGCCGAGCGTCCCGGTGGCTACACCCGCATCCTGCGCGTCGGCACCCGCCGCGGTGACGGCGTCACCATGGCCCTGATCGAACTGGTCTGA
- the ndk gene encoding nucleoside-diphosphate kinase yields MERTFAMIKPDGVRRGLTPEILARIQRKGYRVVGLKQMVIARETAEAHYGEHKERPFFGELVDFITGGPVVAIALEGENAIAGWRAMMGATNPANAAPGSIRADFATTTGENVTHGSDSTESAARELALFFQDGELLA; encoded by the coding sequence ATGGAACGCACCTTTGCCATGATCAAACCCGACGGCGTCCGCCGCGGCCTGACCCCCGAGATCCTCGCCCGCATCCAGCGCAAGGGCTACCGTGTCGTCGGCCTGAAGCAGATGGTCATCGCCCGCGAGACCGCCGAAGCGCACTATGGCGAGCACAAGGAGCGCCCCTTCTTCGGTGAACTGGTGGACTTCATCACGGGCGGCCCCGTCGTCGCGATCGCCCTGGAAGGCGAGAACGCCATCGCCGGCTGGCGCGCCATGATGGGTGCCACCAACCCCGCCAACGCCGCGCCCGGCAGCATCCGCGCCGACTTCGCCACCACCACCGGTGAGAACGTCACGCACGGCAGCGACAGCACCGAGAGCGCCGCCCGTGAACTGGCGCTGTTCTTCCAGGACGGCGAACTGCTCGCCTGA
- a CDS encoding helix-turn-helix domain-containing protein, with translation MTSFGAALRQAREGLGLSTQDAALRTKIRGDYLRALEDGNLSALPERTFARSYLTRYARELGLDPQPLLSDFDRVMPAPAGSSYVTPALPARRPNRALWAAAGVAALLAVGGAAFMFTRSAPAPQEAAAPVVTPDQPAPPAVRTVRLTVKVTPPGARVYLDNRDLGAAPIVAFPVDARQQAELRVELAGRQPLRQAIDVGRNRDLRVILKPTGQTSVLSDAAQPTPTSASTSSAATPQPSASPAGGTLPAGTSPAKPPASQGVTVTYSGPSWTRVTDAAGRIVFEGTPAAGTVKTFAKGVTIRTGNAAAVRVSVNGGPGTPLGQSGQVVTRTF, from the coding sequence GTGACGAGTTTTGGAGCCGCCCTTCGACAGGCCCGTGAAGGCCTGGGTCTCAGCACGCAGGACGCCGCCCTGCGCACCAAGATCCGCGGGGATTACCTGCGTGCCCTGGAGGACGGCAACCTGAGCGCCCTGCCGGAACGGACCTTCGCCCGGTCCTACCTGACCCGCTACGCGCGTGAACTGGGCCTGGACCCGCAGCCGCTGCTGAGCGACTTCGACCGCGTGATGCCCGCCCCGGCCGGTTCGTCCTACGTGACCCCGGCCCTCCCGGCACGCCGCCCGAACCGCGCCCTGTGGGCGGCAGCGGGCGTGGCGGCCCTGCTCGCGGTGGGTGGCGCCGCCTTCATGTTCACGCGCAGCGCTCCGGCCCCGCAGGAGGCGGCCGCGCCGGTGGTCACGCCCGACCAGCCTGCTCCCCCGGCGGTCCGGACGGTCCGCCTGACCGTGAAGGTCACGCCCCCCGGCGCCCGTGTATACCTGGACAACCGTGACCTGGGCGCCGCGCCGATCGTGGCGTTCCCGGTGGACGCCCGGCAGCAGGCGGAACTGCGGGTGGAACTCGCGGGACGCCAGCCGCTGCGGCAGGCGATCGACGTGGGCCGCAACCGTGATCTGCGCGTCATCCTGAAGCCCACCGGGCAGACCAGCGTGCTGAGCGACGCGGCGCAACCGACCCCGACCTCTGCCTCTACGTCCTCTGCGGCGACACCGCAGCCGAGTGCGTCCCCCGCTGGCGGCACGCTGCCTGCCGGGACCTCCCCGGCGAAACCCCCGGCCAGTCAGGGCGTCACGGTGACGTACAGCGGCCCGTCATGGACGCGCGTCACGGACGCCGCGGGCCGCATCGTGTTCGAGGGCACGCCCGCAGCGGGCACCGTGAAGACCTTCGCGAAGGGCGTGACCATCCGCACCGGGAACGCCGCCGCCGTCCGTGTCAGCGTGAACGGCGGCCCCGGCACGCCCCTGGGGCAGTCCGGTCAGGTCGTCACCCGCACGTTCTGA
- the rpsD gene encoding 30S ribosomal protein S4: MGRFRGSITKLSRREGINLAETEKVQKYLDKRPYAPGQHGQRRGRGRPSDYSVRLREKQKLARLYGIGEKQFRNLFEEAANVPGVTGTVFLQLLERRLDNVVFRMGFASTRRQARQFVGHGHILVNGKKVDIASYRVKIGDEISVSDLGRKIGFIQENMEAQKRRRVSPWVELDAENFKGTFSRLPAREDLALPINENFIIEYYSR; this comes from the coding sequence ATGGGTCGTTTCCGTGGATCGATTACCAAACTCAGCCGCCGCGAAGGCATCAACCTCGCGGAGACCGAAAAAGTCCAGAAGTACCTGGACAAGCGCCCCTACGCGCCCGGCCAGCACGGCCAGCGCCGTGGCCGCGGCCGCCCCAGCGACTACAGCGTGCGTCTGCGTGAAAAGCAGAAACTCGCCCGCCTGTACGGCATCGGGGAAAAGCAGTTCCGTAACCTCTTCGAGGAAGCGGCCAACGTTCCCGGCGTGACCGGCACCGTGTTCCTGCAGCTGCTCGAACGCCGCCTGGACAACGTCGTCTTCCGCATGGGCTTCGCGAGCACCCGCCGCCAGGCCCGCCAGTTCGTCGGCCACGGCCACATCCTGGTCAACGGCAAGAAAGTCGACATCGCCAGCTACCGCGTCAAGATCGGCGACGAGATCAGCGTGTCCGACCTGGGCCGCAAGATCGGCTTCATCCAGGAGAACATGGAAGCGCAGAAGCGCCGCCGCGTCAGCCCCTGGGTCGAACTGGACGCCGAGAACTTCAAGGGCACCTTCTCCCGCCTCCCCGCGCGTGAAGACCTCGCCCTGCCCATCAACGAGAACTTCATCATCGAGTACTACTCGCGCTAA
- a CDS encoding GGDEF domain-containing protein: MKTQTFPQLLQRNRVLVVCSASLAYVLYAVLTGLIDPPREGWSALGLPKYIAGYVALLTAVAALLWPARVGNVYAVTGVGYVLVAIMEIPRAVAWGDMPFHLTLWLTLNVLVSYLVFGTRLGSVVNVGTVMIMVVSVLMNGPVAPSNMADWVTAIIVMLGTGLIAFTVMAFIEQNLSAHQQTSQRLQAARKDALTEVLGRSATEEELERSIQQAVKNRAPLSIIVTDIDHFKRVNDVHGHGTGDDVLRSFGKRLRRSVSTSGGQVGRWGGEEFLVILPGMARPDAMVIAERLRAEVADEAIAGLDVTASFGVASLRGAEDTAEDLFARADSAMYNAKRSGRNAVR, translated from the coding sequence TTGAAAACGCAGACGTTTCCACAACTGCTGCAGCGCAACCGGGTTCTGGTGGTGTGCAGCGCCAGCCTGGCGTACGTGCTGTACGCCGTCCTGACCGGCCTGATCGACCCGCCCCGCGAGGGCTGGAGCGCGCTGGGCCTGCCGAAGTACATCGCCGGGTACGTCGCGCTGCTGACCGCCGTGGCGGCCCTGCTGTGGCCCGCGCGGGTGGGCAACGTGTACGCCGTGACCGGCGTCGGGTACGTCCTGGTCGCCATCATGGAGATCCCGCGCGCCGTCGCGTGGGGCGACATGCCGTTCCACCTGACCCTGTGGCTGACCCTGAACGTCCTGGTGTCGTACCTGGTGTTCGGGACGCGCCTGGGCAGCGTCGTGAACGTCGGGACGGTCATGATCATGGTCGTCAGCGTGCTCATGAACGGCCCGGTCGCGCCGAGCAACATGGCCGACTGGGTCACGGCGATCATCGTGATGCTCGGCACTGGCCTGATCGCGTTCACCGTCATGGCGTTCATTGAGCAGAACCTCAGCGCGCACCAGCAGACCAGTCAGCGCCTCCAGGCGGCCCGCAAGGACGCCCTGACCGAGGTGCTGGGCCGCAGCGCCACCGAGGAGGAACTGGAGCGCAGCATCCAGCAGGCCGTGAAGAACCGCGCGCCGCTGAGCATCATCGTGACCGACATCGACCACTTCAAACGCGTGAACGACGTGCACGGGCACGGCACGGGGGACGACGTGCTGCGGTCCTTCGGGAAGAGGCTCCGGCGCAGCGTGAGCACCTCGGGCGGACAGGTGGGCCGCTGGGGCGGCGAGGAATTCCTGGTGATCCTGCCCGGCATGGCCCGCCCGGACGCGATGGTCATCGCCGAGCGCCTGCGGGCCGAGGTGGCCGACGAGGCCATCGCGGGTCTGGACGTCACCGCCAGTTTCGGCGTGGCCTCCCTGCGCGGCGCGGAGGACACCGCCGAGGACCTGTTCGCCCGCGCGGACAGCGCCATGTACAACGCCAAACGCTCCGGCCGCAACGCCGTCCGCTGA
- a CDS encoding DNA-directed RNA polymerase subunit alpha, whose product MDQKRPQLKARVDGDYGEFVLEPLTRGYGVTIGNPIRRILMSSIPGTAVTSVYVEDVLHEFSTIPGVKEDVIQIILNLKELVVKFHAPGPKTLTLRAQGEGVVKASAFEVPSDAEIVNPDLVIANLAEDGKLVMEVRVEEGEGYVPADKHATKDRINSIPVDAVFSPVRRVAYHVENTRVGQQTDLDRLILRVWTDGSTSPQDTLDKAVEILREELTVFGNVETLPAAAPEYQQPVYTPAPTAPNVYDLPPSTASLNLNPGDYPAEMDSPRVTLEGLGLTTRVLHSLKEEGIDSVDALCALSDRDLKKVPGIGERSLDEIKQQLAQFGLALRD is encoded by the coding sequence GTGGATCAAAAGCGCCCTCAACTCAAAGCCCGCGTGGACGGCGACTACGGCGAGTTCGTCCTGGAACCGCTCACCCGCGGCTACGGCGTCACCATCGGGAACCCCATCCGGCGCATCCTGATGTCCTCCATCCCCGGTACCGCTGTCACCAGCGTGTACGTCGAGGACGTCCTGCATGAGTTCTCCACCATCCCCGGCGTCAAGGAAGACGTCATCCAGATCATCCTGAACCTGAAGGAACTCGTGGTGAAATTCCACGCGCCCGGCCCCAAGACCCTCACCCTGCGCGCGCAGGGCGAAGGCGTCGTCAAGGCCAGCGCCTTCGAGGTCCCCAGCGACGCCGAGATCGTGAACCCTGACCTGGTCATCGCCAACCTCGCCGAGGACGGCAAACTGGTCATGGAAGTGCGTGTCGAGGAAGGCGAAGGCTACGTCCCCGCGGACAAGCACGCCACCAAGGACCGCATCAACTCGATCCCCGTCGACGCCGTGTTCTCCCCCGTGCGCCGCGTGGCGTACCACGTCGAGAACACCCGCGTGGGCCAGCAGACTGACCTGGACCGACTCATCCTGCGCGTCTGGACCGACGGCAGCACCAGCCCCCAGGACACCCTGGACAAGGCTGTTGAGATCCTGCGTGAGGAACTCACGGTGTTCGGCAACGTGGAAACCCTCCCCGCCGCCGCGCCCGAGTACCAGCAGCCCGTCTACACCCCCGCGCCCACCGCGCCGAACGTGTACGACCTGCCGCCCAGCACCGCCAGCCTGAACCTGAACCCCGGCGACTACCCCGCCGAGATGGACTCCCCCCGCGTGACCCTCGAGGGTCTGGGCCTCACCACCCGCGTGCTGCACTCCCTGAAGGAAGAAGGCATCGACAGCGTGGACGCCCTGTGCGCCCTCTCCGACCGCGACCTGAAAAAGGTCCCCGGTATCGGCGAGCGCAGCCTCGACGAGATCAAGCAGCAACTCGCCCAGTTCGGCCTCGCCCTGCGCGACTGA
- a CDS encoding ABC transporter permease yields MTHDSPPRPSGDAARIALIACAVAALGMLLFPLATLGRGFSADAVLLHVTGSVMNLTSNQQAPLPPTGTVMPLAWAALGALLVTLAGAWGRQRWFWLTGLLTFGLATAAVIVLGSALDDQSARVLADTTLRPGAKRQLGNFYASGGMNLGLFLPALAGLIAAGAGLSAQPRVWQAFNRMRSLLVPATAIGLAILVGAAVVLIVQPSVNQSGTPLTLWGAWLAKSDLVYFVYSTLFAPVTALNPLLDSLKLATPLIFTGLSVAFAFRTGLFNIGAPGQLTMGAIAAMLVGVYGPPSLGYGLLALSVLAAAAGGALWGAIPGLLKARFGSSEVINTIMLNYIASSVLVFLIGSDSFPFLGREYPQPLKAEGSNPQSELLQGEAQLRPLLEVLNVGQNGQVALSIGLLVALAAFVIVRLLVRRNGTLIALAAAAALGAVTWQIGIPVSVTGSQLNGAFLIALLCAAGFGMLMWRTAAGYALRAVGLSPKAAEYGGISVAKNTILAMTIAGMFAGLAGTHYVNGGALDEYRLKQNMPVNVGFDGIAVALMGQSTPAGVVASSVLFGTIDTGAVSVTTKLQKVNSDIVTVLKALIVLFIAAGGFLSRRVTSPPPPALDAGAGRGAPALTEQPKTLTPQPNVAQASEDITREGK; encoded by the coding sequence GTGACCCACGATTCTCCCCCTCGCCCATCCGGCGACGCGGCCCGGATTGCGCTGATCGCCTGCGCGGTTGCCGCCCTGGGCATGCTCCTCTTCCCCCTGGCCACCCTGGGCCGGGGCTTCAGTGCCGACGCCGTCCTGCTGCACGTCACGGGCAGCGTCATGAACCTCACCTCCAACCAGCAGGCGCCGCTGCCGCCCACCGGGACGGTCATGCCGCTCGCCTGGGCGGCGCTGGGCGCGCTGCTCGTGACCCTCGCGGGGGCCTGGGGCCGCCAGCGCTGGTTCTGGCTGACGGGCCTGCTCACCTTCGGGCTGGCCACCGCCGCCGTGATCGTGCTGGGCAGCGCCCTGGACGACCAGTCCGCGCGCGTGCTGGCCGACACCACCCTGCGCCCCGGCGCCAAGCGGCAGCTGGGGAACTTCTACGCCAGCGGCGGCATGAACCTGGGCCTGTTCCTTCCGGCGCTGGCGGGCCTGATCGCCGCCGGGGCGGGCCTGAGCGCGCAGCCGCGCGTGTGGCAGGCGTTCAACCGCATGCGCAGCCTGCTGGTGCCCGCCACCGCGATCGGTCTGGCGATCCTGGTGGGCGCCGCCGTCGTGCTGATCGTGCAGCCCAGCGTGAACCAGAGCGGCACGCCCCTGACCCTGTGGGGCGCGTGGCTGGCGAAGTCGGACCTGGTGTACTTCGTGTACTCCACGCTGTTCGCGCCTGTCACGGCGCTGAACCCGCTGCTGGACAGCCTGAAGCTCGCCACGCCGCTGATCTTCACCGGTCTGAGCGTCGCGTTCGCGTTCCGCACGGGCCTGTTCAACATCGGCGCGCCCGGGCAGCTGACCATGGGCGCCATCGCCGCGATGCTCGTCGGCGTGTACGGCCCGCCCAGCCTGGGCTACGGCCTGCTGGCCCTGAGCGTCCTGGCGGCCGCCGCCGGGGGCGCCCTGTGGGGGGCCATTCCGGGCCTGCTGAAGGCACGCTTCGGGTCCAGCGAGGTCATCAACACGATCATGCTGAACTACATCGCGTCGTCGGTGCTGGTGTTCCTGATCGGCAGTGACTCCTTCCCGTTCCTGGGCCGCGAGTACCCGCAGCCCCTGAAGGCCGAGGGCTCCAACCCGCAGAGTGAACTGTTGCAGGGCGAGGCGCAGCTGCGTCCCCTGCTGGAGGTCCTGAACGTCGGGCAGAACGGTCAGGTGGCCCTGAGTATCGGCCTGCTGGTCGCGCTGGCCGCGTTCGTGATCGTGCGCCTGCTCGTGCGCCGCAACGGCACGCTGATCGCCCTGGCCGCCGCCGCTGCCCTGGGCGCCGTGACGTGGCAGATCGGCATTCCGGTCAGCGTCACCGGCAGCCAGCTGAACGGCGCGTTCCTGATCGCGCTGCTGTGCGCCGCCGGTTTCGGCATGCTGATGTGGCGCACTGCCGCCGGGTACGCCCTGCGCGCCGTGGGCCTGTCCCCCAAGGCCGCCGAGTACGGCGGGATCAGCGTCGCGAAGAACACCATCCTGGCCATGACCATCGCGGGCATGTTCGCAGGTCTGGCCGGCACGCACTACGTGAACGGCGGCGCGCTCGACGAGTACCGCCTGAAGCAGAACATGCCCGTGAACGTCGGCTTCGACGGGATCGCCGTGGCCCTGATGGGACAGAGCACCCCGGCGGGCGTCGTGGCGTCCAGCGTGCTGTTCGGCACCATCGACACCGGCGCGGTCAGCGTGACCACCAAACTCCAGAAGGTGAACAGTGACATCGTGACGGTCCTCAAGGCCCTGATCGTGCTGTTCATCGCCGCCGGGGGCTTCCTGAGCCGCCGCGTGACCTCTCCCCCACCGCCCGCACTCGACGCGGGCGCCGGGCGCGGCGCGCCCGCCCTGACGGAACAACCCAAGACCCTCACCCCGCAACCGAACGTGGCCCAGGCCAGCGAGGACATCACCCGGGAAGGCAAATAA